The Hordeum vulgare subsp. vulgare chromosome 4H, MorexV3_pseudomolecules_assembly, whole genome shotgun sequence genomic interval tgcgcaggtactctagacttgatgaggttctcctactagattgatacctaggttctcaaactgagggaaatacttactgctgctgtgctatcaccctttcctattctagggaaaaaccaaggcaagcaagtctccgtcaacgtgtcaatttctggtgctgttgtttgagacGTAGTAGCCACCGCCACATTCCGATTGCCACTTGCAGCCTCCTCCCAGCCGGGCCATCCGTGTTCGCCACCGCTGTCTACTGCAACCATCTGTCGCCACTTCCCAATCGAGGTTGCCGTCTGGCCCTCCGCTCACCGGCCCGGTATCCCGGCGCATGCCACAGCCTCCCACCGTCACCTCCTCATTGGGGAGATCTTCCGAACCCAGTGGCCCCGCACCAGCTAGCACCTTGCCTCTTGCAGCAGCTCCCTACTCAAGAAACCTCGTCGCCATCGGGTCTCGTGACCACCCTGCAACCCCGACCTCCGGATCTGCCTACTTTTCGTCTTCAGCCATGGCGGCTCTCCACGATCGATGATGTGCAGCGTCGATGCAGTGGAGAAGAAGCCCAGGGACCTGATTGCTTTTTGTATCTTTAGTTTCACGGTGCTTTATGTAATAAGCGAGGACTGCTTTAGGAGTGGTGCTAATGTCAGGGTCCTTTGTGTAAAATTATATCCACTGGTTTGCTGATATAAAATTATATCCACAACTTTAGGAATGGACAATGTATATCTTGTAAAATCCGTTCGTTAATCATTGATTTTTAATACCATTGGTTGTGAAATCATAATGAAAGATTCAGCCTATATCTTCAACCAGATGTGCACCTGGACTGCTgtttatattttattaaataaataaaagttcttTGCCACCTGGTATTGACAACAAGTGACGACAATCCCATATTATTTGCCGTGTGGCGTTGCGgttcggctgacggcaaagagctaactcGTCCGTTAGCAGGTGGTTCAGTCACGTTGTTTTTAGCCGCCTGCCTCGTAACAGCTGATAGCAAACCATTTTCACAGACGACAAATTCTTTGTCGTTTGTCCGACCAAATGCTGATGGCCAAATAACCTTATGCCGACTTAGTGGATGGCAACATGCTTTTTCGTTAGGGGCTGACGGTAAAATCTTTGCCTTCAGTAATtgtgcctttgccgtctgtagcAGCGTGACGACAAAATGCGCGATTCTTGTAGTGTATCTTAGATTGACCCATTGATGTAATGACTAAATCAATAGGGTCTTCTAATTGTACTAAATTCCAATCAATAGAAACAACCCTTACAACACCATGACAACCTCATGTACATCTGCATGTGTCCCCTCAGCTATTAGTGTCACTTCACCCGTGCACATGGGTGTTATATGTCTGTGTGAAGCCTAATCATCATCTACCATTTGCGAAGCCAACTTTGAGGGCCCATATCCAACCTTAGAATCTAATTTCAAATCAATGAGCTCCGCATGAAAGGTAGTTTGTTTTATTGTCGAGCTATATTGTCGATCGATTTCATCAACCATCTCTTCACCATCCTCAATTCTCACATACTCAACATTCCAATTATCAATTTCTAAGAATGCTACATCTTTATCTAGAACCAAATAAATGCCCCCAATTTTCTCCACCACAATCTTCACGACCCTCTCGTCCATGCTCTATATTTCTTGTGGATAAAACTCTGCAAATTCAATCTCCCATTTGACAAATTGTATCTACCTCTATGTCCCACACACTAACATCACCTACATTCTCCTTatatggaaagaattaaacactgaaTTCAAAAGTTTCAGCACCATCACCCTTGTGTGTGAATGGCGGGCATTGTATGGCAACGGAGGTAGACATGGCACACATCACATATATAGGTTGTAAAGGGTGCACATTACCTAGTTGACATTGTATCTGTGGCTCCATCTTCTTCAGCCCATCACCACCACCCCCGCTCCCAGATCTTGTGGAACATAGAGGCTCAGTTGGTTGGATCTAACTTGAGACAGTTGTTAATAGGTCTAGGGTATCCAATACACTCACCACATACGCCATAGTGGGCATGAATGAAAGCTCCACTTCCATCGTAGCCCAGAATGAAACCTCCGCCATTATCACTGCCGAGAACGAAGAAGGGAGCATCACATGTTTAGTAATGGGAAACGTTACCCTCGATGCACTACCAAGTGGGACCCATCACCAGATGCACTGATGAGTTTGATCCCCTTCTTTAACGTAACTACACTCCCTGTTGACATACCTTCCCCTTTTGAACCACCTGGTCACATAGGAGCTATTATTGCCATCTAAAACATTACACACGAGCTATTTTCTTCAACTATGCTACTTTCTTTCCAATTCACACCAAAGATGTTGCACAAGAGCTATTTACCTACATTCTACTATAGGTGCTTTCTTGATCCCGAGTGCGTATTAGGTGATATGGGAGGTGGGATGCTCCCATGGTGCACGAGCATGTCGGCATTGATTCCATGCACAACTACTATTTATCTTACGAGAATACTGCAATAGTTAGGCATTTGGTGAAACTTTACGAGTCAGGACCACCTGCACCTAATCGTTTGGAACTCTCGGTACAAGATTTGAGCAGCGTCATTTCTATTTTGCCAAACGGTACAAGATTTGAGCAGCGTCATTTCTCTTTTGCCCTTTCTTCAGCAATGTCTTGCAGCAAAACCACATCCAAAAAGCATAGAAGAACTTCTCATAATTTTATTAGGCGATTACAATTTGATGACACCGAGTGTCTACAAATCTTATCTCACACAACCCCCGGGACCACCATATAGGCATCCAGCACGATCAATAGGAGTAATAGAGTGgcatttgttacttgttactaatTTTGGCCAATCGGTCGTCATTGGATTACTTCTACCATCTTGATCAATGAATCGAAGGTTTGTGAAAGATGCGGCGCGACCTTGGCCACCATTTGGGTGAGCACCACTTCCCATGGGAGGAGTTGGAAGTGTCTTATCGGCAATCACAAAGGCACCAAAAGCCATTCCATTTGCCTTTTGTGCCAAATAGGTAAACAAGGACCTTGGGAAGTATCCCACTCCCGTGGGGTTGCCATTGAAGCCATAGTACACCCACCAATCTCCACTTGTTTTGTCCTGCCAATGGTTTTGGATTCAGTTTAAGTAAATATTCTAATAATATTTTGTTCAAGATTCATATTGGCTCATGAAAGTTTTGAGTAACATTGACTATGTGAGGTCTATAGTAGTTATGGTAGCATGAATATAATAAAGGCTACGTAATGATCAACTATGGTACCATTGAATGGAGAAAATGATGCTAAAATTAATAACAAGAAAGATGCAAGTTCTACCTTGAGCACTTTGAGTGTGACATTTTGTACAGGTTCATGGACACCTGAATTTGATTTTATAACATCACCTGGAGCTACCAGAGAGCCACTTGCTCGTATGAAACCAGGGCAGTTCATATTGAAGCAACCGGTTGCATCATATCCATCTCTCTATAGCATGTATGGCAGTGCATGGATCAATACTCTTAGCACTATGTTTTCGGTGAGCGTAAGGTCGCTTGTTCGCAAATAATTTAGAGGATTAGTATTACCGTCCAATAGGTATAGAAGTGGGGACGTGAGTCGCCGTAGTTTTCTGGATGAATCTACAAACATAAGAGGCAAAACCATAAAAACCAAGAAAATCTTACCTTGCAATCAAAGGGTAAGACTGAGGTAGATTTGATAAAGAATTTCAATAAATGTAGAAATTTATGATGTGGTACTCTTGCTATTTTGAAAAGGCATAAATTCTTAATAAAAAATTGTTGTGTGCTGCAAAAATTGTATGGGTGTTTTATTGCAATGGAGAACACATAATGCTGGGTGGAAATTCCAAGATGCCCTCACTTATTTTAAGACTTAGTTGTAGCTCAGAAATGCGTAATAAAGCGAGCCGGTCAATTGTTTTCTTATGCACAGTTTAAGTGAGTTTAATGATATATTGAACATTTTGTCTTATTGGAAATGAGCTTTTTTGCAAAATCATTGTTGCATTATCAAACTTGTATTTATTTGGGAAACATCTTGCCTGTGGTATTTGACCACTAGTACCCAAACAGATGCGTGAACCGAAGTCTTGCTTAGAAAAAAGATACTTACATGCCAACCAACTTGAATTGCATTAAAGCTTGATTTAACACCATCTCCACTATGGGTAACCGTAATAAAAGTTGAAGTCAATTGCCTAGGTTTAAGTTTGTGGCCATACACGCCCGTGGTGGCCTGTAAGCCGTAGTAGTTGTCGTTGGGACCTCCAGAGGATGTTTCGTGTACTGCAAACTGGAAGATAAAATAAGTCAGATAAAAAACACATCTATGGAAGAAGGTGAACAAAAAATGCAACCATAACACCATAATGCATACACCGCAAATGATTACAAAATTTTGGGTAACACTTCACAATTTGCACAATTTTTGGGCTTGTGTTCAAATATGTTAAGATAAAAGTTCCTAGAAGCGCTGGTGGTGCTGCATATGCGATATGCCCACACATTATTAAGCTAACCAATGTACTCCTTCTCTACCTAACTTGTCAATAACAAACCATGGatgttaattctcatatttgtttTGGTTCACCTAATAATGCACCGCTCTCATATTGTCTCAGGAAGAATTGTGTCATAAAATAATATGACAAATACTCTCATTCTATATTTAGAAGTCACGACCAGGTTACTGCATATTATTGTTAGGTGCATAACAATGATTATAATGAGAATTAAGCACCCATACAATTATCATGATTAGGTTGGAGATTTTTTAACAAGAAATATAAATTAATATGAACAAGAAATGTGTGGATACATCACCATTTACATTTATATGCATAATCATGTTGCTATGTGGTAAGATATGTAATTATCAATTTTATGATATCACATGAGAAGCAACAAATATTAGGAAAATACTAGTAACAATAACGCATGGGAAACTTAATTTCTAATATTCTTTGTTATTTTCTCCACCtcctcactttcgtcatgttacaTCTAATAATAGCCATAGATAACTCATGACACATAATATCCGACTTGATGctatattatactccctccgtccggaattacttgtcaccAAAATGGGAAGAAACGAATGTACCTagatctaaaatatgtctatataaatctCTTTCTATGAAAGTAATTTTGATGGAGAGAGTATGATACAACGAAGCATAACTCACATAGGTTTGATCCCATGAACCCGAATCTTGTCCAGAAGCTGCTGCCACAATGATAGTTGACTTCATACTTATGTAATTTTGTTTGACTTGACCATAAGCTGAAGCTTGCGCGAATGAAGTAGGTTCCTATCAGGAAAATTTTAAATACACATTATTAGCTAAAGAAGTCATATGAATCAGCTGAATACATCGGTTGCATTAAGATCAGATGTACTAACTCCGCCTTGCCTCAACATGAGTCATGCTAAGTAGCATCTTCCAATATATAAAAGTAATATACAACACATAATAGTGTGTACCTCCTGAGTAGTAGAAGACAACTGAATACCTCTAATTTCAATTGCATGAAAAAAGAGACACAAAGCAATTGCTCGTCGAAGTAGAGTAAGTCTAAACATTTTGTGATGTGAAAGGATGAGGATTCGCTATACACATCAAAAACTATATATAGACCCGGTGTATCCTAAAGATGGGATACACATATTTTGATATAAGTATGCTTGATCTATGTCATTAAACTCATTAATTATGGTGTGAAATACGTATTTAATGCTAATTAAACCATGCAATAATTACTTTAAAAGGTGTATCTTTCTCTAGTGCCAACCGAACCATAAGAAATGAATGTATGCACAAATCTTTATATTAATGTCAATAGAACGTAATAAACTAATTGACAGTAGAAATATCTGAAATTGCTGCAAAAATAAGGTTGCTAAATATGTGCAAGATTACTCTAGGTAGAATATATTACTTGAATGTCGGTGTATAATATTAATTGAATACCAATTTAGTCATATGATAATTCATTTACAAGATGTATCTTTCCATACTACCTACCAAACCATAAGAAATTAATTGAATATACGCACAAATCTTTCTTTGAATGtcaaaaaaatattataaattaatTGAATGTATAAATATCTCTATTTGTTGCGAAAATAATTGTGTTAAATAGGCACAAAATTACAATAAGTAGAACACAATTGATCACCTTGATATCAAGTAATTTCTTACACATCACAATGGTGGAAAACGGAAAACATACATAACTACAGCCACTGAATCCTATCGTGAAAACTTAAATATCACAACAATATTTGATCCTATCCAGAAATGAATGTGCACAACCATATCAATGCATAACATCAATATCTTATATGTATTCTAGAACACTAACTCCCTAGTTTTAAAGAACCCATATTCAATAAAGGTCATCAATTAGAATTGGGTCACTCAATAATGACcggatcaacaatttctcaaaTATCCATCATTCATTTATGTATACTATACACTATGCTTACTAATTCTTAAGCTCTCTCCATTAATTGGTTTAGCCGATTTTGACCTCGTCAACATTTTCTTAACCACTCCCCTTCAATTATTTTAATGCACTATATTTGCTAATTTTGAAACTCTTCACTCGGTTAAGGTATTCAATTTTGGATTTGATTTACTAAATTTGACCGAGCAAATGATTTTGCAAatcaatcaacaacaactacaacaacaacaacaacaaccaagccttttagtcccaaacaagttggggtaggttagagttgaaacccataagatctggaagccaagtcatggctctggaacgtggatagctaacttccacgcacccctgtccatggctaagtctttgtcgatattccaaaccttcaggtctctcttaacggactcctcccatgtcaagtttggtctgccacaacccctcttaacattctcagcatgctttatccgtccgctatgcaccggcgcttccggtggcctccgttgaatatgtccaaaccatctgagacgatgctggaccagcttctctttagccggtgctaccccaagtctctctcgtatatcatcattctgtacccgatccttccttgtgtggccacatatccatctcaacatgcgcatctctactacacctaactgttggatatgtcgtctcttggttggccaacactccgcgccatacaacatcgcaggtcagatagctgtcctataaagcctgccttttagcttttgtggcactctcttgtcacagagtatgCCAGAAGCTTAGCGCCACTTattccacccagccttgattcggtggcccacgccttcatcgatatcgccatccttcttcaacatggaccccaaatatcgaaacgtgtctctctccggtaccacctgcccaccaaggctaccctctccatcctcgtgcctagtagcactaaaactgcacctcatgtattcagttttagttttactaagcctaaaacctttc includes:
- the LOC123447276 gene encoding uncharacterized protein LOC123447276 yields the protein MFRLTLLRRAIALCLFFHAIEIRGIQLSSTTQEEPTSFAQASAYGQVKQNYISMKSTIIVAAASGQDSGSWDQTYFAVHETSSGGPNDNYYGLQATTGVYGHKLKPRQLTSTFITVTHSGDGVKSSFNAIQVGWHIHPENYGDSRPHFYTYWTRDGYDATGCFNMNCPGFIRASGSLVAPGDVIKSNSGVHEPVQNVTLKVLKDKTSGDWWVYYGFNGNPTGVGYFPRSLFTYLAQKANGMAFGAFVIADKTLPTPPMGSGAHPNGGQGRAASFTNLRFIDQDGRSNPMTTDWPKLVTSNKCHSITPIDRAGCLYGGPGGCVR